The Candidatus Eremiobacteraceae bacterium genome has a window encoding:
- the rfbC gene encoding dTDP-4-dehydrorhamnose 3,5-epimerase — MLRVKDTSFSDAKIYVPDVFHDDRGYFKETYSREKYAQLGMRDEWMQDSVSRSVRNVVRGMHYDMRMAKLVQVLVGRIFDVIVDIREGSPTYKKWEGFELTAANHLQLYVPRGFAHGFLALDDVNVVMYKMTAHFDPAHERILSWKDPSVGIIWPLEGVPLLSRKDAEAP; from the coding sequence ATGCTGCGGGTCAAAGACACCTCGTTCTCCGACGCGAAGATCTACGTGCCCGACGTCTTCCACGACGATCGCGGTTATTTCAAAGAGACCTACTCGCGCGAGAAGTACGCCCAGCTCGGCATGCGCGACGAATGGATGCAGGACAGCGTTTCCCGTTCGGTCAGAAACGTCGTGCGCGGCATGCACTACGACATGCGGATGGCCAAGCTCGTCCAAGTCCTCGTCGGTAGGATCTTCGACGTGATCGTCGACATCCGCGAAGGATCTCCGACCTACAAGAAATGGGAAGGCTTCGAACTGACCGCGGCCAACCATCTGCAGCTGTACGTGCCGCGCGGTTTTGCGCACGGCTTTCTCGCACTCGACGACGTCAACGTCGTCATGTACAAGATGACCGCGCATTTCGATCCGGCGCACGAGCGCATCCTCAGCTGGAAGGATCCATCGGTCGGCATCATATGGCCGCTCGAAGGGGTACCGCTGCTGTCGCGCAAGGACGCAGAAGCTCCGTAA
- a CDS encoding amino acid permease, whose translation MATAPAKPSGPPQTGLFITRSMDALAQQPEGTAERPALRRALGPWALIALGLGNMVGAGIFATVGTGIHNYAGPAILISFLICAVASGCAGLCYAEFASMVPVAGSAYTYTYATLGEFFAWLIGWNLILEYGMSAAPVATTFSANIQIALTSIGVNLPHWAIGHYDPANGTYFDVIAFLCVVGFSILLTLGVKESAGLTNSIIVIVKMGVLAFFVIIALPHLNAANFTPFIPNGWYEKGASALFPVIGIIPGAFYAFFAFIGFDSVTVAAEEANKPKRDVPVGVLGSLALGTLFYTAVAIALIGLQPATKIDPNTPLPTALAAVHLGQWAWTAILGAVLGTSSVVLTAIYGQSRIFMVMARDGLLPKGIAKIHPRFQTPARMTLIMGVVVGIMAGTFSLDTLLSFVNTGTLSAFLLVCLGVVILRRTQPERVRPFKTPWVPFVPLVGVVLSLLLMVWGTDLFIWIRFGAWMVIGLLIYFAYGYRNSEERRAALRGGAAK comes from the coding sequence ATGGCGACCGCCCCGGCGAAGCCGTCTGGCCCGCCTCAAACAGGCTTGTTCATCACGCGAAGCATGGATGCTCTCGCGCAGCAACCCGAAGGCACCGCGGAAAGGCCCGCGTTACGACGAGCTCTCGGGCCGTGGGCGCTCATCGCGCTCGGCCTGGGCAACATGGTCGGCGCCGGCATCTTCGCGACCGTCGGCACCGGGATCCACAACTACGCTGGTCCCGCGATCCTCATCTCGTTCTTGATCTGCGCCGTCGCTTCGGGCTGTGCGGGGCTTTGCTACGCCGAGTTCGCGTCGATGGTCCCGGTCGCAGGCAGCGCGTACACGTACACGTACGCGACCCTCGGCGAATTCTTCGCGTGGCTCATCGGCTGGAATCTCATCCTCGAGTACGGCATGTCCGCCGCCCCGGTCGCGACGACGTTCTCCGCGAACATCCAGATCGCGTTGACGTCCATCGGCGTCAATCTCCCGCACTGGGCGATCGGTCATTACGACCCGGCGAACGGCACGTACTTCGACGTCATCGCTTTCCTCTGCGTCGTCGGCTTCTCGATCCTGCTCACGCTCGGGGTGAAGGAATCGGCTGGCCTGACGAACTCCATCATCGTCATCGTCAAGATGGGCGTGCTCGCGTTCTTCGTCATCATCGCGCTGCCGCATCTCAACGCCGCGAACTTCACGCCGTTCATCCCGAACGGCTGGTACGAGAAGGGCGCATCGGCGCTGTTCCCCGTCATCGGCATCATCCCGGGCGCTTTCTACGCGTTCTTCGCGTTCATCGGCTTCGACTCGGTGACCGTCGCCGCCGAAGAGGCGAACAAGCCGAAGCGCGACGTTCCGGTCGGTGTGCTCGGGTCGCTCGCACTCGGTACGCTGTTCTACACGGCAGTCGCGATCGCGCTCATCGGGCTCCAACCGGCGACGAAGATCGATCCGAACACGCCGCTGCCGACCGCGCTCGCGGCCGTGCACCTCGGTCAGTGGGCCTGGACCGCGATTCTCGGCGCGGTCCTCGGCACGTCGTCCGTCGTGCTCACCGCGATCTACGGGCAGAGCCGCATCTTCATGGTCATGGCGCGCGACGGGCTGTTGCCAAAGGGCATCGCGAAGATCCACCCGCGTTTCCAGACGCCCGCTCGCATGACGCTCATCATGGGCGTCGTCGTCGGCATCATGGCAGGCACGTTCTCGCTCGACACGCTGCTCAGCTTCGTCAACACGGGCACGCTCAGCGCGTTCTTGCTCGTCTGCCTTGGCGTGGTGATCTTGCGACGTACGCAGCCAGAGCGCGTGCGTCCCTTCAAGACGCCGTGGGTGCCGTTCGTGCCGCTCGTCGGCGTCGTCTTGTCGCTGCTTCTCATGGTGTGGGGAACGGATCTCTTCATCTGGATCCGGTTCGGCGCGTGGATGGTCATCGGACTGCTCATCTACTTCGCGTACGGTTACCGCAACAGCGAAGAGCGGCGAGCCGCGCTTAGAGGCGGGGCGGCGAAGTAG